From the Sanguibacter sp. HDW7 genome, the window CTCCCGCATCCTGAACGCGCAACGCCGGACACCCCGCAAGGTGCCCGGCGTCGCGACGCAGAAGGCTCAGACGAGCGTGAGCGCCTGGTGGTACCCCGAGAAGGCGCGCTTCTCGCCGGGAGCGTTGACGATGCTCCAGCGGATGACACCGTCCTCGTCGACGAGGAAGCTGCCGCGGATCGCGAGGCCCCGGTTCTCGTCGAGCACGCCGTAGGCGCGCGCGACGTCGCCGTGCGGCCAGAAGTCGCTCAGCAGGTCGAAGTCGTACCCCTCCTGCTCGGACCACGCGCGCAGCGAGTAGACGGGGTCGCACGAGATCGCGAGAACGCGGACGCCCGCGGTCTCGAAGTCCTCGAGGTTGTCCCGGATCTCGCACATCTCGCCTGTGCAGATGCCCGAGAACGCGAAGGGGAAGAACACGACGAGCACGGGCGCGCCGCGCAGGTCGGACAGCGTCACGGGCGTGCCGTGGACGTCCTGGAGCGTGAAGTCGGGGGCCGGCTCGCCGACCTGCGGGACGCCGGCCACGTCAGCGGCCCCGGCCACGCGTGCCGAGCTTCGTCGCCGACCAGTCGTCGGCGAGCGAGAACGTGCTCGTCGCGTGGAGGCCCGCGGTCGTCGAGGCCTCCTGGATGTCGTTGTGGCCCACATGCCCACGGCGGCCCGGCTTGGGCGTCAGCACCCAGATGGGGGCGCCGTCGTCGAGCACGGTCTGGACGTCGACGAGCGTGTCCGTGAGGTCGTCGCCCTCACCGTCGCGGAACCAGACGATCGCTCCGTCGACGACGTCGTCGAAGTCCTCGTCCGCAAGGTCCGACCCCGTGAGGTCGGCGATCGCGTCGCGCACCCCGTGGTCGACGTCGTCGGCGTACCCGAACTCCTGGACGAGGTCCCCGTCCTCGAAGCCCAGCCTCTCCACCCCTGCCGCATCTGCTGCGCTGCCGGGGTCCTTCGTCGTCGCCACCTGGGACCGTCCTCTCTCGCACTCCGCCGACGACGGAGGCCGCCCGCGGCTCCGTCGCCGTGGCCCCGGACGGGGCCCACCTGCTCAACCTAGTCCACGCTCGCACCGTCCGTCCCGGTGTCCGCCCTGCGACGCGCCCTCATCCAGGACCCGGGCGAACCGTAGAGTGTCATGGACGTCACGCCCGTTGGAGGCCCCGTGGGTGTGACTTTGCCGCGCTGTGGTGAACACAATGGAGCGGCACCACCCGACGCGGGCTGCGGCACACCGCACCGCCGAGGACCGGCCCGGCCCCTCCCGCACCTGCGGGGGCGGGCTCCCGAGGAGATGAAGAGGTTTCTGGTGGCATCGCACGACGAGACGCGCCCGCTCATCAACGGCCTGCTGAGCCAGGTCCCCGACTTCGACCCTGCCGAGACGGCTGAGTGGGTCGAGGCGCTGGACGGGCTCATCGACGACCGGGGCGGCCCGCGCGCACGCTACGTCCTGCTCAACCTGCTCAAGAGGGCACGGGAGCGCAACGTCGCGATCCCGACGTCCTTCACGACGCCGTACGTCAACTCGATCGGCGTCCACGAGGAGCCGTACTTCCCGGGTGACGAGGCCATGGAGCGCCGCTACCGCTCGTGGATCCGCTGGAACGCCGCCGTCATGGTGACGCGCGCCCAGCGCCCCGGCATCGGGGTCGGCGGCCACATCTCGTCGTACGCGTCCGTCGCGACGCTCTACGAGGTCGGCCTCAACCACTTCTTCCGTGGCAAGGACCACCCGGGCGGCGGTGACCAGGTCTACTTCCAGGGTCACGCCTCCCCCGGCGTCTACGCCCGTGGCCTCCTCGAGGGTCGCCTCACGGAGAACCAGCTCGACGGCTTCCGCCAGGAGCACTCGCACGAGGGCGGCGGCCTGCCGTCGTACCCGCACCCGCGCCTCGCGCCCGAGCTCTGGGAGTTCCCGACGGTCTCGATGGGCCTCGGCCCGTCGTCCGCGATCTACCAGGCGTGGACGAACCGCTACCTCCACGAGCGCGGCATCAAGGACACCTCGCAGCAGGACGTCTGGGCGTTCCTCGGCGACGGCGAGATGGACGAGCCCGAGTCGCGCGGCATGCTCCAGCTCGCGGCGCAGCAGCAGCTCGACAACCTCACGTTCGTCGTCAACTGCAACCTGCAGCGCCTCGACGGCCCGGTCCGCGGCAACGGCAAGATCATCCAGGAGCTCGAGGCGCAGTTCCGCGGCGCCGGCTGGAACGTCATCAAGGTCATCTGGGGCCGCGAGTGGGACGTCCTGCTCAACGCCGACAAGGACCGCGCGCTCGTCAACCTCATGAACCAGACGCTCGACGGCGACTACCAGACGTTCCGTGCGAACGACGGTGCGTACATCCGTGAGCACTTCTTCGGTCGCGACCCGCGCACCAAGGCGCTCGTCGAGAACATGACCGACGACGAGATCTGGGCCCTCAAGCGCGGCGGCCACGACTACCGCAAGATCTTCGCGGCCTACGCCGCGGCGCGTGCCCACACGGGCCAGCCGACGGTCATCCTCGCGCACACCGTCAAGGGCTACGGCCTCGGCTCGGGCTTCGCGGCGCGCAACTCGACGCACCAGATGAAGAAGCTCAAGAACGCCGAGCTCAAGACGCTGCGCGACACGCTGCACATCCCGATCACGGACGAGCAGATCGACGCCGTCGAGTACATGCCGCCGTACTACAGCCCGGGCGCCGACGACCCCACGATCCAGTACATGCTCGAGCGCCGCCGCGCGCTCGGCGGGTTCGTCCCCGAGCGTCGCACCAAGCACACGGAGCTCACGCTCCCGGGCGACAAGGCCTACGAGCTGCTCGCCAAGGGCTCGGGCCAGCAGGAGGTCGCCACGACGATGGCGCTCGTGCGTCTCTTCAAGGACCTCGTGCGCGACAAGGAGTTCGGACACCGCATCGTCCCGATCATCCCGGACGAGGCGCGGACCTTCGGTCTCGACTCGATCTTCCCGAGCGCAAAGATCTTCAACACGCTCGGCCAGAACTACACGCCGGTCGACGCCGAGCTCATGCTCTCCTACCGCGAGTCCGAGTCCGGCCAGATCATGCACACGGGCATCAACGAGGCCGGCTCCGCGTCCGCCTTCCAGGCCGTCGGCACGTCGTACGCGACGCACGGCGAGCCGCTCGTGCCGTTCTACTTCTACTACTCGATGTTCGGGTTCCAGCGGACGGGCGACCAGTTCTGGGCGGCCGGCGACCAGCTGACGCGAGGCTTCCTCATCGGTGCGACCGCAGGCCGCACGACCCTCACGGGCGAGGGCCTCCAGCACGCCGACGGCCAC encodes:
- a CDS encoding DUF3052 domain-containing protein, whose product is MATTKDPGSAADAAGVERLGFEDGDLVQEFGYADDVDHGVRDAIADLTGSDLADEDFDDVVDGAIVWFRDGEGDDLTDTLVDVQTVLDDGAPIWVLTPKPGRRGHVGHNDIQEASTTAGLHATSTFSLADDWSATKLGTRGRGR
- the aceE gene encoding pyruvate dehydrogenase (acetyl-transferring), homodimeric type yields the protein MASHDETRPLINGLLSQVPDFDPAETAEWVEALDGLIDDRGGPRARYVLLNLLKRARERNVAIPTSFTTPYVNSIGVHEEPYFPGDEAMERRYRSWIRWNAAVMVTRAQRPGIGVGGHISSYASVATLYEVGLNHFFRGKDHPGGGDQVYFQGHASPGVYARGLLEGRLTENQLDGFRQEHSHEGGGLPSYPHPRLAPELWEFPTVSMGLGPSSAIYQAWTNRYLHERGIKDTSQQDVWAFLGDGEMDEPESRGMLQLAAQQQLDNLTFVVNCNLQRLDGPVRGNGKIIQELEAQFRGAGWNVIKVIWGREWDVLLNADKDRALVNLMNQTLDGDYQTFRANDGAYIREHFFGRDPRTKALVENMTDDEIWALKRGGHDYRKIFAAYAAARAHTGQPTVILAHTVKGYGLGSGFAARNSTHQMKKLKNAELKTLRDTLHIPITDEQIDAVEYMPPYYSPGADDPTIQYMLERRRALGGFVPERRTKHTELTLPGDKAYELLAKGSGQQEVATTMALVRLFKDLVRDKEFGHRIVPIIPDEARTFGLDSIFPSAKIFNTLGQNYTPVDAELMLSYRESESGQIMHTGINEAGSASAFQAVGTSYATHGEPLVPFYFYYSMFGFQRTGDQFWAAGDQLTRGFLIGATAGRTTLTGEGLQHADGHSPLLAGTMSHMVHYDPAYGYEIRHIVRDGLERMYGQDNGGRDRDVIYYLTVYNEPMRQPAEPADVDVDGILKGIHRIHRAEGEGPRAQILASGVGVLWALEAAEILAADWGVQADVWSVTSWLELRRDGLAADEHNFLHPGEERRTAYLTEKLAGAEGPFVATSDYDKLVQDQVRAWVPGEYHVLGADGFGFSDTRAAARRYFKIDGPSTAVRVLQALAVRGDVAAEAPAQAIEKYRIHDVTAGTSGSVGGDS
- a CDS encoding peroxiredoxin, which encodes MAGAADVAGVPQVGEPAPDFTLQDVHGTPVTLSDLRGAPVLVVFFPFAFSGICTGEMCEIRDNLEDFETAGVRVLAISCDPVYSLRAWSEQEGYDFDLLSDFWPHGDVARAYGVLDENRGLAIRGSFLVDEDGVIRWSIVNAPGEKRAFSGYHQALTLV